In Saccharolobus solfataricus, a genomic segment contains:
- a CDS encoding DUF3501 family protein, with the protein MVKITLQDILPWRTYEKVRMDRIRRIIEVKNKRRIELGDRLTLLFENRDTVLQQIQEMVYLDKKEKNEDILEEIKIYSTLLPCDGKIKASLYIHSYDFKDLDWVYDNLKGIYNSVFLRVGNKLIQGIPEGGRDQGREFSTVQYLTFDLEGEKSTDMEVHVIHEKYRYSTKIDKSLAEDLIREAYDICE; encoded by the coding sequence ATGGTTAAAATAACCCTACAAGATATCTTACCTTGGAGAACATATGAAAAAGTTCGAATGGATAGAATAAGGAGGATTATTGAGGTAAAGAATAAGAGAAGAATAGAGCTAGGTGATAGATTAACATTATTGTTTGAAAATAGGGATACTGTTCTTCAGCAAATTCAAGAGATGGTTTACCTCGATAAAAAAGAGAAAAACGAAGACATACTAGAAGAAATAAAGATATACTCAACATTGCTTCCATGTGACGGTAAGATAAAAGCCTCTCTATATATACATTCCTATGACTTTAAGGATCTGGATTGGGTCTATGATAATTTGAAAGGCATATATAACTCAGTATTCTTAAGAGTAGGAAACAAACTAATTCAAGGAATTCCAGAGGGAGGAAGAGATCAAGGAAGAGAGTTCTCTACGGTCCAGTATTTGACATTTGATCTTGAGGGAGAGAAAAGTACCGATATGGAAGTTCATGTAATTCACGAGAAGTATAGATATTCAACTAAGATTGACAAAAGCTTAGCGGAGGATTTAATTAGAGAAGCGTATGATATTTGTGAATGA